One Sporosarcina sp. FSL W8-0480 genomic window, TTTTCGACAGGAAAGAAAAGACAGAAGATAAAAGTAGAAGTTTTATATATAGAAGGCTGCAAAAAGTAGGTATTATCTCGGCCACTTTATTTGCAACGATTGGAATTGGATCCGGATTTGCATTCGAAAAAGCCGAAGATGCATCCATACATACGGTATTTCATGTTTATTCAGATGGCGAGTATGTTGGAATGCTGTCTGACGAGAAGCAAATAGAAGTACTAACAGAAAATAAGCTTCTGAAAGCGGCAGAAAATTTTGATGGCCTCCCCTTAACAATAGGATCTAAGCTGTCTGTTGTTCCGGAAAATGTATTCACGGTGGAAACAGATGATAGCCAAGTTTTAGACAAACTTCAAGATATGCTTACTGTTGAAGCAGAAGCAATTGGCATTAAAATTGGCGAAGAGACATCACTCTACGTCAAAAATATGGCTGAATACGAAGAAGTGATCAAAACTCTTGCGTTGCAAACAGTCTCTCAAGAGGAACTTTCAGAATTCGAAGCTCGCAACCAGTCTACTGAACCTATACCACCTTTGAAAGAAGATGAAACACGTCTTGTGAAAATTCATTTTAGTGCAGACTTAGAGCCGGTGGAAGGGCAAGTAGCGCCTGAGAATGTCAAAAGTGTACAAGAGATTGTAACTCTCCTAAACAAAGGAACATTGGAAGATAAGAAGTATGAAGTTCAAGCAGGGGATGTATTGGGGAAAATAGCGAGTGCTCATAATATGAGTACAGCAAAGCTTATGGAGCAAAATCCTGGTGTGACTGAAAATACATTATTACAAATCGGCCAGGAACTTAATGTAACTGTCCTTGAGCCACTTGTCGAAGTTGAAGCTCATTATGAAACTAAGAAAATCGAAACAATTGAATTTAGTAAGTTGACCGAAAAGGACGAATCCCAGTATAAAGGTGAGAAAAAGTTAAAACAAAAGGGTTCAGATGGTAAAAAATCTGTCACACAATTAGTCCGGATGAAAAATGGGGTTGTAATCGGCAGATCTGTCGTTGACGAGAACGTTTTGGTGGAATCCATTCCCGAAATAACAGTAGTCGGAACGAAAGTGATCCCATCTCGTGGAACTGGGAAATTCATGTGGCCTGCCGATGGCGGATACGTATCCAGTCAGATGGGTAAAAGATGGGGAAGGGTCCATCAGGGCATCGATATTGCACGGCCATCCTCCCGCTCAATTTTTGCAGCGGATAACGGTGTAGTAACGAATGTCGGTAGACACGGCACCTACGGAAACAGGATTATCATTACACATAACAACGGATATAAGACGTTATACGCCCACTTGGCTAAGATTGACGTGAAAGTGGGACAAACAGTACCTAAAGGAACAAAAATTGGTGTTATGGGATCTACAGGACGTTCTACGGGAATGCATCTTCATTTCGAAGTGTTCAAGAACGGTTCCAATATCAATCCGTTATCTGTGTTAAGATAATGAATAGGGATGGAGACGCTACAGTATTCTGTACCGTCTCTTTTTCCTTTTTATAGTTTTGGTTTTCGGCTAACTCCTCCTTTAGTTTTCCCGGGAAATAACGTCTATATGCGGGAAATATTTAGAAGGTAA contains:
- a CDS encoding M23 family metallopeptidase; translation: MFFDRKEKTEDKSRSFIYRRLQKVGIISATLFATIGIGSGFAFEKAEDASIHTVFHVYSDGEYVGMLSDEKQIEVLTENKLLKAAENFDGLPLTIGSKLSVVPENVFTVETDDSQVLDKLQDMLTVEAEAIGIKIGEETSLYVKNMAEYEEVIKTLALQTVSQEELSEFEARNQSTEPIPPLKEDETRLVKIHFSADLEPVEGQVAPENVKSVQEIVTLLNKGTLEDKKYEVQAGDVLGKIASAHNMSTAKLMEQNPGVTENTLLQIGQELNVTVLEPLVEVEAHYETKKIETIEFSKLTEKDESQYKGEKKLKQKGSDGKKSVTQLVRMKNGVVIGRSVVDENVLVESIPEITVVGTKVIPSRGTGKFMWPADGGYVSSQMGKRWGRVHQGIDIARPSSRSIFAADNGVVTNVGRHGTYGNRIIITHNNGYKTLYAHLAKIDVKVGQTVPKGTKIGVMGSTGRSTGMHLHFEVFKNGSNINPLSVLR